In Euzebya rosea, a single window of DNA contains:
- a CDS encoding LysM peptidoglycan-binding domain-containing protein: MTDVRTAILESAPGVDELDMDEIQRRAARIRSVQQRRARRVVGSVAASTGVLFVGLVITSLVGTPAPDVSVGTTPTAGTTAIPPPADSLRGTTLAGDELAITDFAGEPLILYAWADWCEPCLDDLALLAAADLDVQIIGLAVDAEEDGSRKALADAGLAMPTMVLGRDALDSMFWAPIEALPVWFALNAEHEVVDTIAGAIGSELRLQTLAETALTRSEPSNVVTMAPDGPPATSSPVGCPAGPVEERTYVVQPGDSLSSIAHAVYGDPLRFGPIADANGITDRTPLQVAQTLVIPPCEASRDQGVDASAALDAALGRMQTAIDPEVAQALVAGLPDGYSEMPTADPSGRTFGTDGLTILVHQLDLAAHTTADQVVADAVAAGSGAVDLDGVTAAFTNPVATGRMLVPLPGNRMIVVGHGERGALDYEISVLQQWMVAVRHELG; the protein is encoded by the coding sequence ATGACTGATGTTCGTACTGCAATCCTGGAGTCGGCGCCCGGGGTCGACGAGCTGGACATGGACGAGATCCAACGGCGTGCGGCCCGAATTCGCTCCGTCCAGCAACGGCGTGCCCGGCGGGTCGTCGGCAGTGTGGCCGCCAGCACGGGCGTCCTTTTCGTGGGTCTCGTGATCACGAGTCTCGTCGGTACACCGGCACCTGACGTGTCAGTCGGCACAACGCCGACCGCCGGTACGACCGCGATCCCCCCGCCGGCCGACAGCCTCAGGGGGACCACGCTGGCCGGCGACGAACTCGCGATCACGGACTTCGCGGGTGAGCCGCTGATCCTCTACGCGTGGGCTGACTGGTGCGAACCCTGCCTGGACGACCTGGCGCTCCTGGCGGCCGCCGACCTCGATGTGCAGATCATCGGGCTGGCCGTCGATGCCGAAGAGGATGGATCCCGAAAGGCCCTGGCCGACGCCGGACTGGCAATGCCGACGATGGTGCTCGGTCGGGACGCGTTGGACTCGATGTTCTGGGCACCGATCGAGGCGTTGCCCGTCTGGTTCGCCCTCAACGCCGAGCACGAGGTGGTCGACACGATCGCGGGGGCCATCGGCAGCGAGCTGCGGCTGCAGACCCTCGCAGAGACGGCCCTCACCCGATCCGAGCCCAGCAACGTGGTGACGATGGCTCCCGACGGGCCACCTGCGACGTCGAGCCCGGTCGGCTGCCCCGCGGGCCCCGTTGAGGAACGCACCTACGTCGTGCAGCCCGGGGACAGCCTCTCCAGCATCGCCCATGCGGTCTACGGAGACCCGTTGCGGTTCGGCCCGATCGCCGACGCCAACGGCATCACCGACCGGACTCCGCTGCAGGTGGCGCAGACACTGGTCATCCCCCCGTGCGAGGCATCCCGGGACCAGGGTGTGGACGCCTCAGCCGCCCTGGATGCAGCGCTCGGCAGGATGCAGACCGCGATCGACCCCGAGGTCGCGCAGGCGCTCGTGGCGGGCCTCCCCGATGGGTACTCGGAGATGCCCACGGCCGACCCGAGTGGTCGGACCTTCGGGACGGACGGCCTGACCATCCTCGTCCACCAGCTCGACCTCGCGGCCCACACGACGGCCGATCAGGTCGTGGCCGACGCCGTCGCCGCCGGATCCGGCGCAGTCGATCTTGACGGGGTCACTGCAGCCTTCACCAACCCGGTCGCGACCGGCCGGATGCTGGTCCCGCTACCGGGAAACCGCATGATCGTGGTCGGCCACGGGGAACGCGGGGCTCTCGACTACGAGATCAGCGTGCTGCAGCAGTGGATGGTCGCGGTTCGCCACGAGCTGGGCTGA
- a CDS encoding TIM-barrel domain-containing protein, whose translation MTASPPTPAIRHVPGGRGHAYRPSLDQRVPVVPIAGDVIEVRALVADGLEDVTLEVDLDGHVEGIPATPLVMAGDDGADDDSHLAAAAAAGEQVEGMHPVTVELGPYGPGQPVAYRWMAADQATEWFALEVGVWLPTGDVMRIQGPEGAEHLVDDFATEVLVAEGRPVRARFALQLGDDDHVIGLGERFHALDHRGRSIDTVVFEQYKGQGERTYLPVPFGLVVGGSVSWGFHVDTTRRCWFDVAASQDDLLVVEVELDPDDPAVDLSLYLGEPAEVISAFLDDTARPGRVPSWVFRPWASGNEWNTQARVEAEVARSHDEGIPIGVIVIEAWADEATFTAFRDARYTPRADGTAFGLADFEFPAGGAWPDPVGMVRRLHEQGTKVLLWQIPVLPVDVPEDRLGSEQLAHDRDVLVDNGWAVQEADGTPYHNRGWWFPGALLPDFTSREATDWWLSRRRYLLEEVGVDGFKTDGGEHAWGDELRYADGTRGDETNNRFANLYAEAYHRLLAATGTDGVTFSRAGFTGAGAFPCHWAGDEDSTWEAYRASITAGLSAGVSGVFAWGFDHGGFSGEIPDPELYLRSAAMAMLCPIMQYHSEYNHHRSPSRDRTPWNIAERHGDPSVVSTYRRFTEIRERLVDYLDEQYHAGLESGLPLMRPLALGWPTDQRIWDHPHQYLLGDDLLVAPVTEPGVEEWRVYLPAGAWLDAWDGTPHVGGDVVTVPAPLDRIPAFVPDTDAGRRVAALLR comes from the coding sequence ATGACCGCTTCACCCCCCACCCCGGCCATCCGCCACGTCCCCGGGGGACGTGGACATGCCTACCGGCCGTCGCTGGACCAGCGCGTGCCCGTCGTCCCCATCGCTGGAGACGTGATCGAGGTTCGTGCGCTCGTCGCCGACGGCCTCGAGGACGTGACCCTCGAGGTCGACCTGGATGGTCACGTCGAGGGGATCCCCGCCACCCCGCTGGTGATGGCGGGGGACGACGGCGCCGACGACGACAGTCACCTCGCCGCCGCCGCGGCCGCGGGTGAGCAGGTCGAGGGCATGCACCCGGTCACCGTCGAGCTCGGGCCGTACGGGCCCGGTCAGCCGGTGGCCTACCGCTGGATGGCGGCCGACCAGGCCACCGAGTGGTTCGCCCTCGAGGTCGGCGTGTGGCTGCCCACCGGTGACGTGATGCGCATCCAGGGGCCCGAGGGGGCCGAGCACCTCGTCGACGACTTCGCCACCGAGGTCCTCGTCGCCGAGGGACGGCCCGTCCGTGCCCGCTTCGCCCTGCAGCTCGGCGACGACGACCACGTCATCGGACTGGGGGAACGGTTCCACGCCCTGGATCACCGTGGCCGGTCAATCGACACCGTCGTCTTCGAGCAGTACAAGGGCCAGGGGGAACGGACCTACCTGCCGGTCCCGTTCGGCCTGGTCGTCGGCGGGTCGGTCAGCTGGGGGTTCCACGTCGACACGACCCGGCGGTGCTGGTTCGACGTCGCCGCCAGCCAGGACGACCTGCTGGTCGTCGAGGTCGAGCTGGATCCGGACGACCCCGCGGTCGACCTGTCGCTGTACCTGGGGGAACCCGCGGAGGTCATCAGCGCCTTCCTCGACGACACCGCTCGCCCGGGACGGGTGCCCAGCTGGGTGTTCCGGCCGTGGGCGTCCGGCAACGAGTGGAACACCCAGGCGAGGGTCGAGGCCGAGGTGGCGCGCAGCCACGACGAGGGCATCCCCATCGGGGTCATCGTGATCGAGGCCTGGGCCGACGAGGCGACCTTCACCGCGTTCCGGGACGCCCGCTACACCCCGCGGGCAGACGGCACGGCGTTCGGGCTGGCCGACTTCGAGTTCCCCGCCGGCGGGGCGTGGCCTGACCCGGTCGGCATGGTCCGCCGCCTCCACGAGCAGGGCACGAAGGTGCTGCTGTGGCAGATCCCCGTGCTGCCCGTCGACGTCCCCGAGGACCGCCTCGGCAGCGAGCAGCTGGCCCACGACCGTGACGTGCTGGTCGACAACGGCTGGGCCGTGCAGGAGGCCGACGGGACGCCGTACCACAACCGTGGCTGGTGGTTCCCCGGGGCGCTCCTGCCCGACTTCACCTCGCGCGAGGCCACCGACTGGTGGCTGTCGCGTCGGCGCTACCTGCTGGAGGAGGTCGGCGTCGACGGCTTCAAGACCGACGGCGGCGAGCACGCCTGGGGCGACGAGTTGCGGTACGCCGACGGGACCCGCGGGGACGAGACCAACAACCGCTTCGCCAACCTCTACGCCGAGGCCTATCACCGGCTGCTGGCCGCGACCGGGACCGACGGGGTGACGTTCTCGCGTGCCGGGTTCACCGGCGCCGGGGCCTTCCCCTGCCACTGGGCGGGTGACGAGGACTCGACGTGGGAGGCCTACCGTGCCTCCATCACCGCCGGGCTGTCGGCCGGCGTGTCCGGGGTGTTCGCCTGGGGCTTCGACCACGGCGGCTTCTCCGGCGAGATCCCCGACCCCGAGCTGTACCTGCGCTCGGCGGCCATGGCGATGCTCTGCCCGATCATGCAGTACCACTCGGAGTACAACCACCACCGGTCGCCGTCACGGGACCGGACGCCGTGGAACATCGCCGAACGCCACGGTGATCCCTCGGTGGTGTCGACCTATCGACGGTTCACCGAGATCCGCGAACGCCTCGTCGACTACCTCGACGAGCAGTACCACGCTGGCCTGGAGTCGGGGCTGCCGCTGATGCGTCCGCTCGCGCTCGGCTGGCCGACCGACCAGCGCATCTGGGACCACCCCCACCAGTACCTGCTCGGCGACGACCTGCTGGTGGCTCCGGTCACCGAGCCCGGGGTGGAGGAGTGGCGGGTCTACCTCCCCGCAGGGGCGTGGCTCGACGCGTGGGACGGCACACCGCACGTCGGCGGGGACGTCGTGACCGTGCCTGCCCCGCTGGATCGCATCCCGGCGTTCGTGCCCGACACCGACGCCGGCCGACGGGTGGCGGCGCTGCTGCGCTGA
- a CDS encoding M14 family metallopeptidase encodes MTFLSRRDLLRYSGAGAASLTAGRTLFAAAPAAASPAAVSSAGGASSSAGAVLAHLRPTTAAQKALMAHLDDTHTTFDDGTVEVLLWDGDEARLDAVGMDYELVPASSDAASVRPAGLRPQPGETDGEYRLGSAVYEAELKALAEEHRPSGRVRLLEMPTKSLLGRTVYGLEIATDVANDDGRPVVMHDGMHHCREWPAGEMPMMWAHELLENYGSDPVITSIVDNARTIILPLVNPDGFDRTVEAAALTGQTSDNNLINGFPQALLGKGDMWRKNVRALSNEGPLEPTGPIVGGSPVGASQPDAYGIDLNRNYPFHWGDESGSSSVPESQTYRGTQPFSEPETHNVRDLALAHLPITHITHHTSGQQMLIPWGREPREIRSPDWPHMSRIAREMRDGYTHEGTFYDGNGYDPIQAFNLYPTSGTSRDYGHAATRTIIYTFEHGTEFHGPYASTIPAMYEQNRGAFIRHSLAALEPGVQARITGEGPAGGTVEVYKAFQTPTNLQLSGTPVISVGGLPTVQDPTGDALRPTLVDEELRRTVRIGDDGTFDLRVPPSSRPYLLNEKQLDDFEVGDTEPYTVTVRDADGVVQYESLVTIERGFHAEIGPDVPSVVLTGVIDTSPTPGVWPVPAPD; translated from the coding sequence ATGACCTTCCTGTCCCGTCGTGACCTGCTTCGTTACTCCGGCGCCGGTGCCGCTTCGCTGACCGCCGGCCGCACCCTGTTCGCCGCCGCGCCTGCCGCGGCGTCGCCCGCCGCCGTTTCCTCCGCTGGAGGGGCCTCCTCCTCCGCCGGCGCGGTGCTGGCGCACCTGCGGCCGACGACGGCGGCGCAGAAGGCCCTGATGGCCCACCTGGACGACACCCACACCACGTTCGACGACGGCACCGTCGAGGTGCTGCTGTGGGACGGCGACGAGGCGCGGCTGGACGCGGTCGGGATGGACTACGAGCTGGTCCCGGCGTCGTCGGACGCGGCGTCCGTCCGGCCCGCCGGGCTGCGGCCCCAGCCGGGGGAGACCGACGGCGAGTACCGGCTCGGCTCCGCGGTGTACGAGGCCGAGCTGAAGGCGCTGGCCGAGGAGCACCGCCCCTCCGGTCGGGTGCGGCTGCTGGAGATGCCGACGAAGTCGCTGCTCGGCAGGACCGTCTACGGCCTGGAGATCGCCACCGACGTCGCCAACGACGACGGGCGCCCGGTGGTCATGCACGACGGCATGCACCACTGCCGTGAGTGGCCGGCCGGCGAGATGCCGATGATGTGGGCCCACGAGCTGCTGGAGAACTACGGCAGCGACCCCGTCATCACCTCGATCGTCGACAACGCGCGCACGATCATCCTCCCGCTGGTCAACCCCGACGGGTTCGACCGGACGGTCGAGGCGGCCGCGCTGACCGGCCAGACCAGCGACAACAACCTGATCAACGGCTTCCCGCAGGCGCTCCTCGGCAAGGGCGACATGTGGCGCAAGAACGTTCGTGCGCTCAGCAACGAAGGGCCGCTGGAGCCCACGGGACCGATCGTCGGTGGCTCGCCCGTCGGCGCGTCCCAGCCGGACGCCTACGGCATCGACCTGAACCGCAACTACCCGTTCCACTGGGGCGACGAGTCCGGCTCGTCCTCGGTCCCGGAGAGCCAGACCTACCGCGGGACACAGCCGTTCAGCGAGCCCGAGACCCACAACGTCCGTGACCTCGCCCTGGCACACCTGCCCATCACCCACATCACCCACCACACGTCGGGCCAGCAGATGTTGATCCCGTGGGGTCGTGAGCCCCGCGAGATCCGCAGCCCCGACTGGCCGCACATGTCGCGCATCGCCCGTGAGATGCGTGACGGGTACACCCACGAGGGGACGTTCTACGACGGCAACGGCTACGACCCGATCCAGGCGTTCAACCTGTACCCGACGTCGGGGACGAGCCGTGACTACGGCCACGCGGCGACCCGGACGATCATCTACACCTTCGAGCACGGCACGGAGTTCCACGGGCCGTACGCCTCCACGATCCCGGCCATGTACGAGCAGAACCGCGGCGCGTTCATCCGCCACTCGCTGGCGGCGCTGGAGCCCGGGGTGCAGGCGCGCATCACCGGGGAGGGGCCTGCCGGCGGCACCGTCGAGGTGTACAAGGCGTTCCAGACCCCGACCAACCTCCAGCTGTCGGGCACCCCGGTGATCTCCGTCGGTGGCCTGCCGACGGTGCAGGACCCGACCGGGGACGCGCTGCGGCCGACGCTGGTGGACGAGGAGCTCCGTCGCACGGTGCGGATCGGCGACGACGGGACGTTCGACCTGCGCGTGCCCCCGTCGAGCCGCCCGTACCTGCTCAACGAGAAGCAGCTGGACGACTTCGAGGTCGGTGACACCGAGCCCTACACCGTCACCGTGCGGGACGCTGACGGCGTCGTGCAGTACGAGTCGCTGGTCACCATCGAGCGCGGGTTCCACGCCGAGATCGGGCCCGACGTGCCGTCGGTGGTTCTCACCGGTGTGATCGACACCAGCCCCACGCCGGGTGTGTGGCCGGTGCCCGCTCCGGACTAG
- a CDS encoding glycoside hydrolase family 15 protein, whose amino-acid sequence MRTTTPALRRLVEDGLVEASLRVIADGQAPSGAFVASPTFATYDYSWFRDGAFIADAMSRHGRHDEAEAFHRWCAGIVADRRDRIAELVARARQGDKPAPEDHLRTRYTLDGREADGFWENFQLDGYGTWLWALHEHHRRTDRPLAVSLDVIDSLVEYLSTFWDEPSYDWWEEHIEHRHVSTMVCIWAGLDAVSGWDEVPVDVRRRAAAAAGDIRQRVEADGIVDGALVKWLGSDAVDASLVACIVPLGFLDVDDPVARRTIERVEDELAPAGVHRYLDDVYYGGGQWILLAAFLGWYHVRAGRPERVDELLTWIAGTADGDGHLPEQVAEDLLHPDHLAGWEAKWGPSANPLLWSHAMLLSVVADLLETPTR is encoded by the coding sequence GTGAGGACCACGACGCCGGCGCTGCGCCGGCTGGTCGAGGACGGCCTGGTCGAGGCGAGCCTTCGGGTCATCGCCGACGGCCAGGCGCCCAGCGGGGCGTTCGTGGCCTCGCCGACCTTCGCGACCTACGACTACTCGTGGTTCCGTGACGGGGCGTTCATCGCCGATGCTATGAGCCGTCACGGACGCCACGACGAGGCCGAGGCGTTCCACCGATGGTGCGCCGGCATCGTCGCCGACCGCCGTGACCGGATCGCCGAGCTGGTGGCCCGGGCACGGCAGGGCGACAAGCCCGCGCCCGAGGACCATCTGCGGACCAGGTACACCCTCGACGGCCGGGAGGCCGACGGGTTCTGGGAGAACTTCCAGCTGGACGGCTACGGCACCTGGTTGTGGGCGCTCCACGAACACCACCGGCGGACCGACCGTCCGCTGGCGGTGTCGCTGGACGTCATCGACAGCCTCGTCGAGTACCTGTCCACCTTCTGGGACGAACCGTCCTACGACTGGTGGGAGGAGCACATCGAGCACCGTCACGTCTCCACGATGGTCTGCATCTGGGCCGGGCTCGACGCGGTGTCGGGGTGGGACGAGGTGCCGGTGGACGTGCGTCGGCGCGCGGCCGCTGCTGCCGGTGACATCCGCCAGCGCGTCGAGGCCGACGGGATCGTCGACGGGGCGCTGGTCAAGTGGCTCGGCAGCGACGCGGTCGATGCGAGCCTGGTCGCCTGCATCGTCCCGCTCGGCTTCCTCGACGTCGACGATCCCGTCGCCCGACGCACGATCGAACGCGTCGAGGACGAGCTGGCCCCCGCCGGGGTCCACCGCTACCTCGACGACGTCTACTACGGCGGCGGCCAATGGATCCTGCTGGCGGCGTTCCTCGGCTGGTACCACGTCCGTGCCGGCCGCCCCGAGCGGGTCGACGAGCTGCTGACGTGGATCGCCGGGACCGCCGACGGGGACGGCCACCTGCCCGAGCAGGTGGCCGAGGACCTGCTGCACCCCGACCACCTCGCGGGCTGGGAGGCCAAGTGGGGCCCCAGCGCGAACCCGCTGCTGTGGTCGCATGCGATGCTGCTCAGCGTCGTGGCCGACCTGCTGGAGACACCGACCCGATGA
- a CDS encoding ABC transporter substrate-binding protein: protein MVTSTTTRLGQRLLTLLLLLAMVALAACSSSDSDAAGDDTGSADSAETADDAADDTADDAADESADEGADSDEAAGASGDAVELTYFTFSAAPDHLEDLDRIIAGFEEENPGVTIEVQTAAYDDYFTQLQTRVAGGSAPDTFELNYENFVTYAEAGTLMDLDATVGDAVDPSVFYPRAYEVFAHDGVQYGLPATFSNVVLFYNADLFDAAGMDYPTADWTWEDERAAAEALTDADAGVWGTFQPVSFFEYFKVLAQNGGEFFTADGSDVAFDSPEGVEAAEWLLSKVGTIMPTEADMGGQDDAAMFKSGQLAMWHNGIWQFAAMADADFTWDVVVEPGNTTDASHFFANAVVASTDTEHPDEAAAWLQYIASSDTAVQTRLESDWELPAVADESLFEPWLEVTPPANRAAVFESLDAVVVPPVIAQQAQLQDAVDAALEQARLGQIDAQAAVDQAAADIRGLLGS, encoded by the coding sequence ATGGTCACCTCGACCACCACACGACTCGGGCAGCGCCTGCTGACCCTCCTCCTCCTGCTGGCGATGGTGGCCCTGGCCGCCTGCAGCAGCAGCGACAGCGACGCCGCCGGCGACGACACCGGCTCGGCCGACAGCGCCGAGACGGCAGATGACGCCGCGGACGACACAGCTGACGACGCCGCCGACGAGTCGGCGGACGAGGGGGCCGACTCCGACGAGGCGGCGGGGGCGTCCGGGGACGCGGTCGAGCTGACCTACTTCACCTTCTCCGCGGCCCCCGACCACCTCGAGGACCTCGACCGGATCATCGCCGGCTTCGAGGAGGAGAACCCCGGCGTCACCATCGAGGTGCAGACCGCCGCCTACGACGACTACTTCACCCAGCTCCAGACCCGCGTCGCCGGCGGCAGCGCCCCCGACACCTTCGAGCTGAACTACGAGAACTTCGTCACCTACGCCGAGGCCGGCACCCTGATGGACCTCGACGCCACCGTCGGCGACGCCGTCGACCCGTCGGTGTTCTACCCGCGCGCCTACGAGGTGTTCGCCCACGACGGCGTCCAGTACGGCCTGCCCGCCACGTTCTCCAACGTCGTGCTCTTCTACAACGCCGACCTGTTCGACGCCGCCGGCATGGACTACCCGACCGCCGACTGGACCTGGGAGGACGAGCGTGCGGCGGCCGAGGCGCTGACCGACGCCGACGCCGGTGTCTGGGGCACCTTCCAGCCCGTGTCGTTCTTCGAGTACTTCAAGGTCCTCGCCCAGAACGGCGGGGAGTTCTTCACCGCCGACGGCAGCGACGTGGCGTTCGACAGCCCCGAGGGCGTCGAGGCCGCCGAGTGGCTGCTGTCCAAGGTCGGCACGATCATGCCGACGGAGGCCGACATGGGCGGGCAGGACGACGCCGCGATGTTCAAGTCCGGCCAGCTGGCGATGTGGCACAACGGCATCTGGCAGTTCGCCGCGATGGCCGACGCCGACTTCACCTGGGACGTCGTCGTGGAGCCCGGCAACACCACGGACGCATCCCACTTCTTCGCCAACGCCGTGGTGGCCTCCACCGACACCGAGCACCCCGACGAGGCTGCGGCCTGGCTGCAGTACATCGCGTCCTCCGACACCGCGGTCCAGACGCGGCTGGAGTCGGACTGGGAGCTGCCCGCCGTCGCCGACGAGTCGCTGTTCGAGCCGTGGCTGGAGGTGACCCCGCCGGCCAACCGTGCTGCGGTCTTCGAGTCGCTCGACGCCGTCGTCGTGCCGCCGGTCATCGCCCAGCAGGCACAGCTGCAGGACGCCGTCGACGCGGCGCTGGAGCAGGCCCGCCTGGGACAGATCGACGCGCAGGCCGCCGTCGACCAGGCTGCTGCCGACATCCGAGGGCTGCTGGGATCGTGA
- a CDS encoding SigE family RNA polymerase sigma factor yields MQHIPDDPEAFCRQHWRPLAQSLAVYTGDVALGQDLAQEALARVLVRWSRVRTMRSPGGYAYRIGVNLARDVLRERQRTLPSTGATEPADIPDPATRMAIDRALAALPPRQRLAMSLRHLADLSVAQTAHAMGCRPGTVKALCHQATTNLRTSPQLDWHPDSPVHIRDQHEVAIDD; encoded by the coding sequence ATGCAACACATCCCTGACGATCCCGAGGCCTTCTGCCGTCAGCACTGGCGGCCGCTGGCGCAGTCCCTCGCCGTCTACACCGGTGATGTGGCGCTGGGTCAGGACCTGGCCCAGGAGGCGCTCGCCCGGGTCCTCGTGCGTTGGTCTCGCGTCCGGACCATGCGCTCGCCGGGTGGCTACGCCTACCGGATCGGCGTGAACCTGGCCCGTGACGTCCTGCGCGAGCGACAACGAACGCTCCCGAGTACTGGAGCGACCGAACCCGCGGACATCCCTGACCCCGCTACCCGCATGGCCATCGACCGGGCGCTCGCGGCGCTGCCGCCCCGTCAGCGGCTGGCGATGTCGCTCCGGCATCTGGCCGACCTGAGCGTCGCGCAGACCGCCCACGCCATGGGGTGCAGGCCGGGGACGGTCAAGGCGCTGTGCCACCAGGCCACGACGAACCTGCGTACGAGCCCCCAGCTCGACTGGCATCCCGATAGCCCAGTCCACATCCGCGACCAGCACGAGGTGGCCATCGATGACTGA
- a CDS encoding HNH endonuclease, with protein sequence MTTAVDRRVAGQDEAGAAGSGSWWGGRVAEVWLSEEDVVAYLAEELPASGGGVPEVWLVGEDGADYTVGEPPEDGAGGLGGPGAADPVVLVAEALGVLGRLNDWLAGMATGTASGVTDDGASGTIEPGTVRRAMEGLAGIDAALSAARLRGIVAADVAGLPECDGAVSLSTWVAGVFGLSGATAAREVRLAVGLADDGEVLDRLQAGVISRDHAAGLVAAAEKQAADQDAAARAEAARQDAERQERRLADERAQAEAATLAERMRLAREAAAREERLARERAEAAAEQAAADEAALRARQEALLESAVAGASPDRVRTEANTMRAADVAALERAAAAQRARRSVTFGSDRITGQTVLRVVLTDTDRELLQSGIEAAHVFDPPDTPEAERRTPEQRRYDAFLDLVTAGLQAGELPTSRGIKPHVTVTVPLATLTGEAEVAGVAGFGTVVSPETARRLACDARLTRAIVDARGVPLDIGRTTRAWTTAQHTAAKLLFGGCGFPTADRTPCGRPIGWTDLHHVQWWRHGGPTDQDNGVPLCRHHHNAVHHDGWQLTFDLPTGTVTVHRTRDGETVTRTTRFPDDNPRPQSRTPASPGLTKPSGPDGPAGPADRNAPGRTAPGRTGPDWDDPGDGRLPI encoded by the coding sequence ATGACCACGGCGGTGGACCGGCGGGTGGCTGGTCAGGACGAGGCGGGTGCAGCCGGGTCGGGCAGCTGGTGGGGTGGCCGGGTGGCTGAGGTGTGGTTGTCGGAGGAGGATGTCGTCGCCTACCTCGCGGAGGAGCTGCCGGCATCGGGTGGTGGGGTGCCCGAGGTGTGGCTGGTGGGGGAGGACGGGGCGGACTACACGGTTGGTGAGCCGCCGGAGGACGGGGCCGGGGGCCTGGGCGGTCCGGGGGCTGCCGACCCGGTCGTGCTGGTCGCTGAGGCGTTGGGTGTCCTGGGTCGGCTGAACGACTGGCTGGCGGGCATGGCTACCGGCACCGCCTCGGGGGTGACCGACGACGGTGCCTCGGGAACCATCGAGCCCGGGACGGTCCGGCGTGCGATGGAGGGACTCGCGGGGATCGACGCGGCACTGTCGGCGGCGCGTCTGCGGGGAATCGTGGCCGCAGATGTGGCGGGTCTGCCCGAGTGCGACGGTGCGGTGTCGTTGTCGACGTGGGTGGCGGGGGTGTTCGGCCTGTCCGGGGCCACGGCGGCACGGGAGGTGCGTCTGGCGGTCGGCCTGGCTGACGATGGGGAGGTGTTGGACCGGTTGCAGGCGGGGGTGATCTCGCGGGATCATGCGGCCGGGTTGGTGGCGGCGGCGGAGAAGCAGGCGGCCGATCAGGACGCCGCCGCCCGCGCCGAGGCCGCACGGCAGGACGCCGAACGCCAGGAGCGTCGTCTGGCCGACGAGCGGGCCCAGGCAGAAGCCGCCACGCTGGCGGAGCGGATGCGTCTTGCCCGCGAGGCCGCGGCACGGGAGGAACGGCTCGCCCGGGAACGCGCCGAAGCGGCCGCCGAGCAGGCGGCCGCCGACGAGGCGGCTCTTCGTGCCCGTCAGGAGGCGTTGTTGGAGTCGGCGGTGGCGGGGGCGTCGCCGGATCGGGTGCGGACCGAGGCCAACACGATGCGGGCTGCTGATGTGGCGGCGTTGGAGCGTGCTGCCGCGGCGCAGCGGGCCCGCCGATCGGTGACCTTCGGGTCCGACCGGATCACCGGGCAGACGGTGCTGCGGGTGGTGCTGACCGACACCGACCGCGAGCTCCTCCAATCAGGGATCGAGGCAGCCCATGTCTTCGACCCGCCCGACACCCCCGAGGCGGAACGACGCACCCCCGAGCAGCGTCGCTACGACGCGTTCCTCGACCTGGTCACCGCCGGGCTGCAGGCGGGTGAGCTGCCCACGTCGCGTGGCATCAAGCCGCACGTGACGGTGACGGTGCCGCTGGCGACGTTGACGGGTGAGGCAGAGGTGGCCGGGGTGGCCGGGTTCGGCACGGTCGTCTCCCCGGAGACGGCACGTCGGTTGGCATGTGATGCCCGGCTGACCCGGGCGATCGTGGATGCCCGAGGGGTGCCGTTGGACATCGGTCGGACCACACGGGCGTGGACGACAGCCCAGCACACGGCCGCCAAGCTGTTGTTCGGTGGGTGTGGGTTCCCGACTGCTGATCGGACGCCGTGTGGTCGGCCGATCGGCTGGACGGACCTGCATCACGTCCAGTGGTGGCGTCACGGCGGCCCGACCGATCAGGACAACGGGGTGCCGTTGTGCCGCCATCATCACAACGCGGTGCACCACGACGGCTGGCAGCTGACCTTCGACCTGCCCACCGGCACCGTCACCGTCCACCGCACCCGCGACGGTGAGACCGTCACCCGGACCACCCGGTTTCCCGACGACAACCCCAGACCCCAATCGCGAACCCCGGCCAGCCCGGGCCTGACGAAGCCGTCAGGACCCGACGGCCCGGCCGGACCCGCCGACCGGAACGCCCCAGGCCGCACGGCCCCCGGTCGGACTGGCCCGGACTGGGACGATCCCGGCGACGGACGACTACCGATCTGA